A single window of Gossypium hirsutum isolate 1008001.06 chromosome A10, Gossypium_hirsutum_v2.1, whole genome shotgun sequence DNA harbors:
- the LOC107897507 gene encoding histone H3.2, producing MARTKQTARKSTGGKAPRKQLATKAARKSAPATGGVKKPHRFRPGTVALREIRKYQKSTELLIRKLPFQRLVREIAQDFKTDLRFQSSAVAALQEAAEAYLVGLFEDTNLCAIHAKRVTIMPKDIQLARRIRGERA from the coding sequence ATGGCTCGTACCAAGCAAACCGCTAGAAAATCCACGGGAGGCAAGGCACCGAGGAAGCAATTGGCCACAAAAGCGGCTCGAAAATCAGCTCCGGCTACTGGTGGAGTGAAGAAGCCGCACAGATTCAGGCCAGGAACTGTGGCCTTGCGTGAAATCCGAAAGTACCAGAAGAGCACTGAACTTTTAATCAGGAAACTCCCATTTCAAAGGCTGGTAAGAGAAATCGCCCAAGATTTCAAAACAGATCTGAGGTTCCAAAGTAGCGCTGTGGCCGCTCTCCAGGAGGCCGCGGAAGCTTACTTGGTTGGGCTTTTTGAAGACACCAATCTGTGCGCTATTCACGCTAAAAGGGTTACTATAATGCCTAAGGACATCCAATTGGCTCGTCGTATTAGGGGCGAGAGAGCTTAG